One Gossypium raimondii isolate GPD5lz chromosome 3, ASM2569854v1, whole genome shotgun sequence genomic window carries:
- the LOC105794836 gene encoding uncharacterized protein LOC105794836 isoform X2, whose product MANPDLTVVVLNLSPTVTLGDLNAYFSNCGHVEKIKLLGANRDRSLSALVTFRQPYAYQTALLLNNANFAGQPIRILPKKDAADPPVSYRTIPIVTENNKTGGNMPGLRAAVEAIALEGVEKLNQARDELNHKLKLTENSRVVMDKTRLAVCAADQAIYAAEEAAKDVAKRIKNTDYVAVGATWLSGVLQKTSKLVLELGHRKGCSPNSRDRI is encoded by the exons ATGGCTAATCCTGATTTGACTGTAGTGGTTCTCAACCTGTCTCCTACAGTCACCCTTGGAGACCTCAATGCATATTTCTCTAACTGTGGCCATGTCGAGAAAATCAAGCTTTTGGG TGCGAATAGAGACCGATCACTGTCAGCTCTGGTAACCTTTAGGCAGCCATATGCTTATCAAACAGCTCTTCTCCTTAAC AATGCTAATTTTGCGGGCCAACCAATTCGAATTCTGCCAAAGAAGGATGCAGCAGATCCTCCAGTCTCATATAGAACAATTCCTATTGTTACTGAG AACAACAAGACAGGAGGAAACATGCCGGGATTGCGAGCTGCAGTTGAGGCGATAGCTTTAGAAGGGGTTGAGAAATTGAACCAGGCAAGAGATGAACTGAATCACAAGCTCAAATTAACAGAAAACAGTAGAGTGGTAATGGACAAAACCAGGTTAGCAGTGTGTGCTGCTGATCAGGCGATTTATGCAGCTGAGGAAGCAGCAAAAGACGTGGCAAAGAGGATCAAGAATACTGATTATGTTGCAGTAGGTGCTACATGGTTATCGGGTGTGCTTCAAAAAACATCCAAGCTTGTCTTAGAGCTTGGCCATAGGAAGGGTTGTAGTCCCAACTCTAGGGATCGTATATGA
- the LOC105794836 gene encoding protein vip1 isoform X1 — MANPDLTVVVLNLSPTVTLGDLNAYFSNCGHVEKIKLLGANRDRSLSALVTFRQPYAYQTALLLNNANFAGQPIRILPKKDAADPPVSYRTIPIVTEKSKHDVQNNKTGGNMPGLRAAVEAIALEGVEKLNQARDELNHKLKLTENSRVVMDKTRLAVCAADQAIYAAEEAAKDVAKRIKNTDYVAVGATWLSGVLQKTSKLVLELGHRKGCSPNSRDRI; from the exons ATGGCTAATCCTGATTTGACTGTAGTGGTTCTCAACCTGTCTCCTACAGTCACCCTTGGAGACCTCAATGCATATTTCTCTAACTGTGGCCATGTCGAGAAAATCAAGCTTTTGGG TGCGAATAGAGACCGATCACTGTCAGCTCTGGTAACCTTTAGGCAGCCATATGCTTATCAAACAGCTCTTCTCCTTAAC AATGCTAATTTTGCGGGCCAACCAATTCGAATTCTGCCAAAGAAGGATGCAGCAGATCCTCCAGTCTCATATAGAACAATTCCTATTGTTACTGAG AAAAGCAAGCACGATGTGCAGAACAACAAGACAGGAGGAAACATGCCGGGATTGCGAGCTGCAGTTGAGGCGATAGCTTTAGAAGGGGTTGAGAAATTGAACCAGGCAAGAGATGAACTGAATCACAAGCTCAAATTAACAGAAAACAGTAGAGTGGTAATGGACAAAACCAGGTTAGCAGTGTGTGCTGCTGATCAGGCGATTTATGCAGCTGAGGAAGCAGCAAAAGACGTGGCAAAGAGGATCAAGAATACTGATTATGTTGCAGTAGGTGCTACATGGTTATCGGGTGTGCTTCAAAAAACATCCAAGCTTGTCTTAGAGCTTGGCCATAGGAAGGGTTGTAGTCCCAACTCTAGGGATCGTATATGA